Within Metabacillus sp. KUDC1714, the genomic segment GTCACAAGTATTCTTTGACTCATCAGTAAGTAATTATATCAACCCATTGTTGCTCTATATAAACCCCTTGTCCATCTTTAATGATCTAACGTTTTACCAGCACTTAACTGCTCATTTTTACTTTCATCAATTCCGTATTTCCGATCAATTGAATCACTGACTTTTGCATTAACAAATAATAATAGAATAAAAACAACGACAGCACCTTGTGCTCCCATAAAATAATGAAAAGGAAAGCCATTAATACTAAATTTACTAAAAAACTCAGCAAATAAAACAACACCAAAAGAGGATAGAAACCCAATAATTAAATAAATGACAATATTTCGTGTGCGCTCTTTAAAGTATGCATCTGCCACTTTCTTATCAATTTTCTTCATTAAGCCACCTCCGAGTGATTTCCTGAAAAATAAGGTAAAGTAAAGACATTCTTCGGTTACGGATTGCTGCTAGTTAAGATAAGCTAAAAATAAATTTAACGGTTTCAAAAAATGGTGCTGGGACAAGTGCTATTTGTACAATGAAGTAGAGTAGTAGTGATAAGATAGGTATTAGTAAAAATTGAGGTTTTCGTTTGCGTAAGCCCATTACTAGGCTAAATCCCGTTATTAATAACATAATCAATAAAATCGTCAATGGTTCTAACCCTCCTTTTGTAAGCGTTAACATTATTATTCGATAAAGTGAGACTTCCATCGGTGGGGGTTTTCTTCATCCCCCACCGATGGTTAGCGAAACTTATCGGATCTTTACGGGCAGTTATCTCCCACTTATCTTCTTTGTTTCTCTCGAATCTTGAAGTGGAAGTCTTACTGCCCGTTAAGAATGGGATAAAAAGAACCTCCTCCTATTATCTTGTACTAAATATTCGATCAGTTTTATTATGAGACCCATATATCAATCGGTCAACAGAAGTTGGCTAAAAAAGGATATTTGTCATATGGTTTTTTCTCGACATGGTTCGAGGATAACGCTTTAAACAAAGTATATTTTGGAATCTCATAGCAAGTTTGCTAGATTTTTGATACTTTTTATTAAGGAGGTTAACATGAAAAGCTATAAGCGTTTCTTTTTACTAATTTGCTTTCTATTATATGTGTGTGTACTCTTTTATTTATTATTTTTCTCTTCATATAGACAATCTGTAGAGGGACTGCTCACATAATATTAGGCCTTTTCAAACAATACTAGGCTATTTTTCTAATTTCGATGGACTATCAATTACGGATCAATTTGTAGGGAATGTCCTGGCATTTGTTCCATTTGGTTTCCTTTTACCGTTTTTCATTCCTAGGTTAGGATCTTTTATCCGTATGGTAGGGTGTACTATTGCCTTTTCTTTTTCAGTCGAAATCGCTCAGCTGATATTCCGTGTGGGGGCGTTTGATGTAGATGATTTACTATTGAATACATTCGGCGGGGTCATTGGTTTTTTATTATCGAAGGTTTTTAACAAAAAAAATCGAGGCTGATCTCATTTACTTTTGAGTTCAACCTCGTATCGGATTTATCCTTACGAATTTAGTGTGTTATTTGAAGCTTCAGGCTCGTTAGATTGTTCGCTTCCTTCAGTTTCTCCCTTTTGGGCATCTTTATCTGATTCTGGAGATTCCTCTGCAGACTTGTCATCTGCTTCAGCGTCTTCTTTTGGAGCTTCAGCATCTTCACTTGGAGCTTCTTCCTGTGTAGCTTCCTCTTGAGTTGCTTCTTCTTGAACTGGCTCTTCAATGGATGTTACCGGCTTATCCATATATGTTAACGGGTTAATCGCTGTACCATTTTGACGAATTTCGAAGTGTAAGTGATTACCATCTTCTTCATTGTAAAGATTTTTACCAGCTTTACCAATTAACTCATTTTGTTCAACTTTATCACCAGCTTGTACATTTGCTTCAGCTAATGATTGATAAACTGTTACTACATCGTTTTCATGCTCAATTTCAACAACATAGCCTAAAATTGGATCTTTCGTTGCTTTTGTTACTGTACCACTTAGTGATGCAACAACATCAAATTGTTTTTGATCCTCATTTGCAATGTCGATCCCTTTATTCATTCTATAAGAATTGTTATAGGATACTAGTGCCGCTTCTTGCTCTTCAGTTGAAGCGTTAGGATCATAGAACTTTTTAACGACTGAAACTGCATCTGGATCTAAAGCAGGCATTTTAACGTTTTCTTTAAGTGCATTTACTTCTACTGCTTCAGGATCATTCATTGCGTTTTCTCCTTGATCAGGAGTTTGCAAATCCTCTGCTACATTGTTGCTAATGCTTTGATACCATAAAACCGCTGTAAGGATAACTGCAGCACTCATTAGGTAAATTGCCGGAAATACCCAACGTTTTCTAAAAAATTGTTGAAATTTTGTGTTTTGAGAAGTACGTTTCTTTTCTTCCTCTCTCATTCTATCATCACCTCAGCAATCATTCTGATCAGATTCGCTGAATTATATACACATCTTTAAAAAAATTTTTTTAAATTTAGTATGTGCGTTGTTTATAATAATATGTACCGATTAGAAAATTTTTTAAAATAAAGGAGTTTATCGCATGAAAAAGCTGCTCATTACAATTCTTCCCCTTCTATATATGGTGCTAATTTGGATATTATCTAGTAATCCAGCTGACGCGTTTGTTAAAACACCATTTTCCTTCGACACGCTATTGAAGGAATCCCTACACTTAATAGAATTTGCGATTCTTTATTGGCTGATTGCATTCGCATTTATGGCACATAAAAAATGGAGTGAACGAGCAAGCTTGGTGGCAGCGATCATAGCAATCCTATATGGTCTAACAGATGAAATTCATCAATCGTTTGTTCCAGCTCGTTCAGCAACAGTGATTGATTTTGTGAAGGATACGATTGGGGTTACTATTTCCTATTTAATTGCGAAGCGAAAATTTTTCAGTGTGAAATAATGATATTTATTATTAAGAAGGCTAACTCGCCGAACAATAAAAGGCAGTCAAAATAGGTGAACTATTTTTGACTGCCTTTTTATTTATTTTTTTACAGTATATTTCGTTAAAAATGGCTCTGCTGCAGAAATTTTTGCTCCTTGATAATAGTAGGATACAATATCATTATAATTTTTACCTTCCTCAGCCATAAAGTTTGCACCATATTGACTCATTCCAACTCCATGTCCAAAGCCCTTTGTTTCAATTACAACCGAATCACCTTTCATCTCCCATGTGAAATCAGATGATTTTAATTCAAGCTTTTCTCTCACGTCTCGACCGCTAAACTCTTTGCCACCAACCTCAACTGTTGCTACACGCTTTCCAGGTGTCAGTGCGGTTATCTTTCCAACAGATCCATTATTATCTATATTAACTCCCAATTTGTTTTCAAATTCTTTAATGGAAATAACCTTTTGATCGTAGAACTTTGGTGAATCCTCATCCCACGTACTTTCAACACTTTTTAAATAAGGAATAGCTTCTGTCCAATAGGCTTCAGAATTTTCCGTGTACCCATTGCTAGTTGAAAAGAATAGGGCATCGATTGGTTGATTTTCATATGTAAGAACTTTACCCTGCGTTGCGGCAACGGCTTCTGTTATTCTCTCCAATTTC encodes:
- a CDS encoding DUF4212 domain-containing protein, whose protein sequence is MKKIDKKVADAYFKERTRNIVIYLIIGFLSSFGVVLFAEFFSKFSINGFPFHYFMGAQGAVVVFILLLFVNAKVSDSIDRKYGIDESKNEQLSAGKTLDH
- a CDS encoding VanZ family protein; the encoded protein is MRPFQTILGYFSNFDGLSITDQFVGNVLAFVPFGFLLPFFIPRLGSFIRMVGCTIAFSFSVEIAQLIFRVGAFDVDDLLLNTFGGVIGFLLSKVFNKKNRG
- a CDS encoding M23 family metallopeptidase codes for the protein MREEEKKRTSQNTKFQQFFRKRWVFPAIYLMSAAVILTAVLWYQSISNNVAEDLQTPDQGENAMNDPEAVEVNALKENVKMPALDPDAVSVVKKFYDPNASTEEQEAALVSYNNSYRMNKGIDIANEDQKQFDVVASLSGTVTKATKDPILGYVVEIEHENDVVTVYQSLAEANVQAGDKVEQNELIGKAGKNLYNEEDGNHLHFEIRQNGTAINPLTYMDKPVTSIEEPVQEEATQEEATQEEAPSEDAEAPKEDAEADDKSAEESPESDKDAQKGETEGSEQSNEPEASNNTLNS
- a CDS encoding VanZ family protein yields the protein MKKLLITILPLLYMVLIWILSSNPADAFVKTPFSFDTLLKESLHLIEFAILYWLIAFAFMAHKKWSERASLVAAIIAILYGLTDEIHQSFVPARSATVIDFVKDTIGVTISYLIAKRKFFSVK
- the spoIID gene encoding stage II sporulation protein D, which produces MKPVLFAFGALFIIILLIPTLLVTPFMDQSKGKLGEELSVAKSDAPVLAESPVAVPVYRSQTKKIENIPLEEYVIGVVASEMPAEFESEALKAQALAARTYITKQMMNDQTLSAPEGSIVTDTQMHQVYKNPQELESQWGDDYAWKLERITEAVAATQGKVLTYENQPIDALFFSTSNGYTENSEAYWTEAIPYLKSVESTWDEDSPKFYDQKVISIKEFENKLGVNIDNNGSVGKITALTPGKRVATVEVGGKEFSGRDVREKLELKSSDFTWEMKGDSVVIETKGFGHGVGMSQYGANFMAEEGKNYNDIVSYYYQGAKISAAEPFLTKYTVKK